In one window of Janthinobacterium sp. 1_2014MBL_MicDiv DNA:
- the dbpA gene encoding ATP-dependent RNA helicase DbpA: MNTTSDTTTAFSSLPLTPAFLANLDSLGYHEMTTIQAQSLPAVLDGRDLIAQAKTGSGKTAAFGIGILHKLNPAWFAVQGLVLCPTRELADQVANELRRLARAAGNIKILTLTGGAPMRPQIASLEHGAHIVVGTPGRLRDHLGRGTINLNHVQTLVLDEADRMTDMGFYEEIAGIVSACPARRQTLLFSATYPEDIRRATASFLVNPLEVTVEAQHDNDKIEQRFYEIGFDERNAAVGKLLKHFKPESTLAFCNTKVHCRELAEELRQQGFSALALYGELEQRERDEILVLFANRSCSVLVATDVAARGLDISDLGAVINVDVSKDTEVHIHRIGRTGRGSKKGLALSLCAPNEKKWVKLIEQYQNSAAEWHELKELDEDDGAEALPAPMVTLCIMGGKKDKLRPGDLLGALTGDAGLTKEQVGKINVFEFMTYVALDRNVAEAAFKRLNAGNTLGRDFGNIKGRSFKMRFIEA, from the coding sequence ATGAACACCACCTCCGACACTACCACCGCTTTTTCCAGCCTGCCGCTGACGCCCGCCTTCCTGGCCAACCTGGACTCGCTCGGCTATCACGAGATGACCACCATCCAGGCGCAAAGCCTGCCGGCGGTGCTCGATGGCCGTGACCTGATCGCCCAGGCCAAGACGGGCAGCGGCAAGACCGCCGCCTTCGGCATCGGCATCCTGCACAAGCTCAATCCGGCCTGGTTCGCCGTGCAGGGCCTGGTGCTCTGCCCTACGCGCGAACTGGCCGACCAGGTGGCCAATGAACTGCGCCGCCTGGCGCGCGCGGCCGGCAACATCAAGATCCTGACCCTGACGGGCGGCGCGCCGATGCGCCCGCAAATCGCTTCGCTGGAACACGGCGCGCACATCGTCGTCGGCACGCCGGGCCGCCTGCGCGATCACCTGGGCCGCGGCACCATCAACCTGAACCACGTGCAAACGCTGGTGCTCGATGAAGCGGACCGCATGACGGACATGGGTTTTTACGAGGAAATCGCCGGCATCGTCAGCGCCTGCCCGGCGCGCCGCCAGACCTTGCTGTTCTCGGCCACGTACCCGGAAGACATCCGCCGCGCCACCGCATCGTTCCTCGTCAACCCGCTGGAAGTGACGGTCGAAGCGCAGCATGACAACGACAAGATCGAACAGCGCTTCTATGAAATCGGCTTCGACGAGCGCAATGCGGCCGTCGGCAAGCTGCTCAAGCACTTCAAGCCGGAATCGACACTGGCCTTCTGCAACACCAAGGTGCATTGCCGCGAACTGGCAGAAGAACTGCGCCAGCAAGGCTTTTCCGCGCTGGCCCTGTACGGCGAGCTGGAACAGCGCGAGCGCGATGAAATCCTCGTGCTGTTCGCCAACCGCAGCTGCTCCGTGCTGGTGGCCACCGACGTCGCCGCGCGCGGCCTCGACATCTCCGACCTGGGCGCCGTGATCAACGTCGACGTCTCGAAGGATACGGAAGTGCACATCCACCGCATCGGCCGCACGGGCCGCGGCAGCAAGAAGGGCCTGGCCCTGTCGCTGTGCGCGCCGAACGAAAAGAAATGGGTCAAGCTGATCGAGCAATACCAGAACAGCGCCGCCGAATGGCACGAACTGAAGGAACTGGACGAGGACGACGGCGCCGAGGCGCTGCCGGCGCCGATGGTCACCCTGTGCATCATGGGCGGCAAGAAGGACAAGCTGCGTCCGGGCGACCTGCTGGGCGCGCTGACGGGCGACGCCGGCCTCACCAAGGAGCAGGTGGGCAAGATCAACGTGTTCGAGTTCATGACCTATGTGGCGCTCGACCGCAACGTGGCCGAAGCGGCCTTCAAGCGCCTGAACGCGGGTAATACCCTGGGGCGCGACTTCGGCAACATCAAGGGCCGCAGCTTCAAGATGCGCTTTATCGAGGCGTAA
- the cysS gene encoding cysteine--tRNA ligase: MTLHLYDTYSRSLRPFETIAPGQAGLYACGPTVYDYAHIGNLRTYLFVDGLRRALEFNGLQVRHVMNITDVGHLTSDADSGDDKVEARSARSGKSAWDIAAAFTRAFEDDLQRLNILPPTVWCRATDHIPEQIAFIRDLEAKGYTYRTSDGIYFDTTRQDSYGTLARLQRDGLQAGKRVELGEKRDICDFALWKFSGAPGQRQMEWDSPWGLGFPGWHIECSAMAEKHLGAYFDIHCGGEDHVAVHHSNEIAQTEARHGTRLANFWLHGAFLKTQDTKMSKSSGDFLRLHSLLEQGVDPLAYRYLCLGAHYRSSLNFTHDALRAAASGLARLRATVHGLGEAAGDADPAWLARFAAQLNDDLNYPRALAVAWELLKSDMPDAVKKASMARFDAALGLDLLRWRPAPAAVPEQVRAWLEERAVARAHRLWSEADRLRELARAAGYEIEDTPQGQQARPL, encoded by the coding sequence ATGACACTTCATTTGTACGACACGTATAGCCGCAGCCTGCGGCCCTTCGAAACCATCGCCCCGGGCCAGGCGGGCCTGTATGCCTGCGGCCCCACCGTCTACGATTACGCGCATATCGGCAACCTGCGCACCTATCTGTTCGTCGACGGCTTGCGCCGCGCGCTCGAGTTCAACGGCCTGCAGGTGCGTCACGTGATGAATATCACGGACGTGGGCCATTTGACGTCGGATGCGGACAGCGGCGACGACAAGGTCGAAGCGCGCAGCGCCCGCAGCGGCAAGTCGGCCTGGGATATCGCCGCCGCATTCACGCGCGCGTTCGAAGACGATCTGCAGCGCTTGAATATCCTGCCGCCCACCGTCTGGTGCCGCGCCACCGATCACATTCCCGAGCAGATCGCCTTCATCCGCGACCTGGAAGCGAAGGGCTATACCTACCGCACTAGTGACGGCATCTATTTCGACACGACGCGCCAGGACAGCTATGGAACACTGGCGCGCTTGCAGCGCGATGGCCTGCAGGCGGGCAAGCGCGTGGAGCTGGGCGAGAAGCGCGATATCTGCGACTTCGCGCTGTGGAAGTTCAGCGGTGCGCCGGGGCAGCGGCAGATGGAATGGGACAGCCCCTGGGGCCTGGGCTTTCCCGGCTGGCATATCGAATGCTCGGCGATGGCGGAAAAGCACCTGGGCGCGTATTTCGACATCCATTGCGGCGGCGAAGACCATGTGGCCGTCCACCACAGCAACGAGATCGCGCAGACGGAAGCGCGCCATGGCACGCGCCTGGCCAATTTCTGGCTGCACGGCGCCTTCCTGAAGACGCAGGATACGAAGATGTCGAAATCTTCCGGTGACTTCTTGCGCTTGCATAGCCTGCTGGAGCAGGGCGTCGATCCGCTCGCCTACCGCTACCTGTGCCTGGGCGCTCATTACCGCAGCAGCCTCAATTTCACGCACGATGCCTTGCGTGCCGCCGCCAGCGGCCTGGCGCGCCTGCGCGCGACCGTACATGGCCTGGGCGAGGCGGCGGGCGATGCCGATCCCGCATGGCTGGCGCGCTTCGCGGCACAGCTCAACGATGACCTCAATTACCCGCGCGCGCTGGCCGTGGCCTGGGAACTGCTGAAAAGCGATATGCCGGATGCCGTGAAAAAGGCCAGCATGGCCCGCTTCGATGCGGCGCTGGGACTCGACCTGCTGCGCTGGCGGCCGGCGCCGGCGGCCGTGCCGGAGCAGGTGCGGGCGTGGCTGGAAGAGCGCGCCGTGGCCCGCGCGCACCGGCTGTGGTCCGAGGCGGACCGCCTGCGAGAACTGGCGCGGGCGGCCGGCTACGAGATCGAGGATACGCCGCAGGGCCAGCAGGCGCGCCCCTTGTGA
- a CDS encoding MFS transporter, with protein sequence MHILGAVAFVHLLNDLIQALLPSIYPMLKAEFSLSFTQVGLITLTFQCTASLLQPWIGLYTDRRPLPFLLPVGMCFTLAGVLMLSVVTTFPTLLIASGLIGVGSSTFHPEASRVARMASGGRYGFAQSLFQVGGNVGSALGPLLAAAVIVNRGHGNIAWFSLLAVLAIGVLYKVSHWYSGHLASFKPKAGGQGPNLSRNKVMGALGVLALLVFSKYIYMASLSSYYTFYLIDKFHLSLGDAQLYLFLFLAAVAAGTFMGGPIGDRIGRKRVIWISILGAAPFTLLLPYVDLFWTAVLTVIIGFVISSAFSAIVVFAQELVPGKVGMIAGIFFGLMFGVSGIAAAAMGHLADVSGIAYVYKICSYLPLLGILTVLLPHIEQAKK encoded by the coding sequence ATGCACATCCTGGGCGCCGTCGCCTTCGTGCATTTGCTCAATGACCTGATCCAGGCATTATTGCCGTCGATTTATCCGATGCTGAAAGCCGAGTTTTCACTCAGTTTTACCCAGGTCGGCCTCATCACCCTGACGTTCCAGTGCACGGCATCGCTGCTGCAGCCCTGGATCGGCTTGTACACGGACCGCCGTCCGCTGCCATTCCTGTTGCCTGTTGGCATGTGCTTTACCCTCGCCGGCGTGCTGATGCTGTCCGTCGTCACGACCTTCCCGACGCTGCTGATCGCCTCGGGCCTGATCGGCGTCGGCTCCTCGACTTTCCACCCGGAAGCATCGCGCGTGGCGCGCATGGCCTCCGGCGGGCGCTACGGCTTTGCCCAGTCGCTGTTCCAGGTGGGCGGCAACGTCGGCTCCGCGCTGGGCCCGCTGCTGGCGGCCGCCGTCATCGTGAACCGTGGCCACGGCAATATCGCCTGGTTCAGCCTGCTGGCCGTGCTGGCCATCGGCGTGCTGTACAAGGTCAGCCACTGGTATAGCGGCCACCTGGCCAGCTTCAAGCCGAAGGCGGGCGGCCAGGGGCCCAACCTGTCGCGCAACAAGGTGATGGGTGCGCTGGGCGTGCTGGCGCTGCTGGTGTTCTCGAAGTACATCTATATGGCCAGCCTGTCGAGCTATTACACGTTCTACCTGATCGACAAGTTCCACCTGTCGCTCGGCGATGCCCAGTTGTATTTGTTCCTCTTCCTCGCCGCCGTGGCGGCGGGCACCTTCATGGGCGGCCCCATCGGCGACCGCATCGGCCGCAAGCGCGTGATCTGGATTTCCATCCTGGGCGCGGCGCCATTTACCCTGTTGCTGCCATATGTCGACCTGTTCTGGACGGCCGTCTTGACGGTGATCATCGGTTTCGTGATTTCCTCCGCGTTTTCCGCCATCGTCGTTTTCGCGCAAGAACTGGTGCCGGGCAAGGTGGGCATGATCGCGGGGATCTTCTTCGGCCTGATGTTCGGCGTGTCCGGCATCGCGGCCGCCGCCATGGGCCACCTGGCCGACGTCTCGGGCATCGCCTATGTCTACAAGATTTGCTCTTACCTGCCGCTGCTGGGCATCCTGACGGTGCTGCTGCCGCATATCGAGCAGGCGAAAAAATAA
- a CDS encoding AraC family transcriptional regulator gives MHTDHPVLAQPDGIPFSRSTNAHDYQHVPRPVTAMSKQYAAGDHTAPHNHVRAQLLYATEGVMRVTAEHGVWILPPRRALLIPVGVVHEVHILSELSMRTVYIDAQVAAPFGPDCKVLEVSRLLRELILALLAEPVEYALAGRGDWLAHLILSELTLADTVPIAIPWPRDRRLVAVCSAIMAAPGSRRSIEDWAHDAGASARTLIRLFPKETGLHYRQWLQQVHLAEAFCRLDRGEGVAAIAYALGYASPSAFSAMFRRILGRTPQHYLGEWRGA, from the coding sequence ATGCATACCGACCACCCTGTCCTGGCCCAGCCGGACGGCATCCCATTCAGCCGCAGCACCAATGCGCACGACTACCAGCACGTGCCGCGCCCCGTGACGGCCATGTCCAAGCAATACGCGGCGGGCGACCATACGGCACCGCACAATCATGTGCGGGCCCAGCTGCTGTACGCCACCGAAGGCGTGATGCGCGTAACGGCCGAGCACGGCGTGTGGATATTGCCGCCGCGCCGCGCCCTGCTGATACCGGTCGGCGTCGTGCATGAAGTCCACATACTTAGCGAACTGAGCATGCGCACCGTGTACATCGATGCGCAGGTGGCCGCCCCGTTCGGCCCCGATTGCAAGGTGCTCGAGGTCAGCCGGCTGCTGCGCGAGCTGATCCTGGCGCTGCTGGCCGAGCCCGTCGAGTACGCGCTGGCGGGCCGCGGCGACTGGCTGGCGCACCTGATCCTGTCCGAACTGACCCTGGCCGACACCGTGCCGATTGCCATCCCCTGGCCGCGCGACCGGCGTCTGGTGGCCGTCTGTTCCGCCATCATGGCGGCGCCCGGCAGCCGGCGCAGCATCGAGGACTGGGCCCATGACGCGGGCGCCAGCGCGCGCACGCTGATCCGCCTGTTCCCCAAGGAAACGGGCTTGCATTACCGTCAATGGCTGCAGCAAGTCCACCTGGCCGAGGCCTTCTGCCGCCTGGACCGGGGCGAAGGCGTGGCCGCCATCGCCTATGCGCTCGGCTACGCCAGCCCCAGCGCCTTCAGCGCCATGTTCCGCCGCATCCTGGGGCGCACGCCGCAGCATTACCTGGGCGAATGGCGCGGCGCGTAG
- the aqpZ gene encoding aquaporin Z, translating into MKQYGAEFLGTFWLVLGGCGSAVLAAAFPGLGIGFAGVALAFGLTVLTMAYAIGHISGCHLNPAVSIGLWAGGRFPANQLLPYIIAQVLGAIVAGGVLYVIASGQAGFDVSKGFASNGYGAHSPGGYSMLSALVIEIVLTMFFLIVILGATDKRAPAGFAPLPIGLALTLIHLISIPVTNTSVNPARSTGVALYVGDWATSQLWLFWLAPIIGALLGALAYRLISGEKK; encoded by the coding sequence ATGAAACAATATGGAGCCGAGTTTCTCGGTACGTTCTGGCTGGTGCTGGGCGGCTGCGGCAGTGCGGTGCTGGCCGCCGCCTTCCCCGGCCTCGGTATCGGTTTTGCCGGCGTGGCGCTGGCGTTCGGCTTGACGGTGCTGACGATGGCCTACGCCATCGGCCACATCTCGGGTTGCCACCTGAATCCCGCCGTGTCGATTGGCCTGTGGGCCGGTGGCCGCTTTCCCGCCAATCAATTGCTGCCCTACATCATCGCGCAAGTGCTGGGCGCCATCGTGGCCGGCGGCGTGCTGTACGTGATCGCCAGCGGCCAGGCCGGTTTCGACGTCAGCAAGGGCTTTGCCTCGAACGGCTACGGCGCCCATTCGCCGGGCGGCTATTCGATGCTGTCGGCCCTCGTCATCGAAATCGTCCTGACGATGTTCTTCCTGATCGTCATCCTCGGCGCCACTGACAAGCGCGCCCCGGCCGGCTTCGCGCCATTGCCGATCGGCCTGGCGCTGACCCTGATTCACCTGATCAGCATTCCCGTCACCAATACCTCCGTCAATCCGGCCCGCAGCACGGGCGTGGCGCTGTACGTGGGCGACTGGGCCACGAGCCAGCTGTGGCTGTTCTGGCTGGCGCCTATCATCGGCGCCTTGCTCGGTGCGCTGGCCTACCGCCTGATTTCCGGCGAGAAGAAGTAG
- a CDS encoding GNAT family N-acetyltransferase has translation MRISTDRGELDVAMIHRYLSEQSYWKRGVALETVRKGIDNALCFGGYVDGQQVAFARVITDCTDFAYLRDVFVLPACQGRGYGKQLVAAVLNDERLRDVAWMLGTDDAHGLYAGFGFAPLAAPHKYMRREVRGKLSK, from the coding sequence ATGCGCATCTCCACCGACCGCGGCGAGCTCGATGTCGCCATGATCCATCGCTACCTGAGCGAGCAATCGTACTGGAAGCGCGGCGTGGCGCTGGAAACGGTACGCAAGGGCATCGACAACGCCCTGTGTTTCGGCGGCTATGTGGATGGCCAGCAAGTGGCCTTCGCCAGGGTCATCACCGATTGCACGGACTTTGCGTACTTGCGCGACGTTTTCGTGCTGCCCGCCTGCCAGGGCAGGGGATATGGCAAGCAATTGGTGGCTGCCGTGCTCAATGACGAACGTTTGCGCGATGTTGCCTGGATGCTGGGCACCGATGACGCCCATGGCTTGTATGCGGGCTTCGGCTTTGCGCCACTGGCGGCGCCACACAAATACATGCGCCGCGAGGTGCGAGGAAAATTATCAAAATAG
- a CDS encoding Ivy family c-type lysozyme inhibitor, with product MHARSLVPLFVSAAMALAVMPAQARTPKLSLIEQAQSCDGSSACPYFPEVYKADYAFRTAFNVGLKRAGLKKQRWVPNGVTSPLKPIEIDGKALLLTSVCEPHNCGHRYSILYDPAQRSMTGVYIGSDDKGGVRTVYFGEPSIAEADVLIKN from the coding sequence ATGCACGCACGTTCGCTAGTCCCCCTGTTCGTCAGCGCTGCCATGGCGCTGGCCGTCATGCCGGCGCAGGCGCGCACGCCCAAACTGTCGCTGATCGAGCAGGCGCAGAGCTGCGACGGCAGCTCGGCTTGCCCGTATTTCCCTGAGGTCTACAAGGCGGACTACGCATTTCGCACCGCCTTCAATGTGGGCTTGAAGAGGGCCGGGCTGAAAAAGCAACGCTGGGTGCCGAACGGCGTGACGAGTCCGCTCAAGCCCATCGAAATCGATGGCAAGGCGCTCCTCCTGACGAGTGTCTGCGAGCCGCACAATTGCGGTCACCGCTACAGCATCCTGTATGACCCGGCCCAGCGCAGCATGACGGGCGTGTATATCGGCAGCGACGACAAGGGCGGCGTACGCACCGTGTACTTCGGTGAACCCAGCATCGCGGAAGCCGACGTGCTGATCAAGAACTGA
- a CDS encoding amidase family protein encodes MQRSHLLWNGPSRGATPAVTAVPARASRPVLARATAPASPMAHLLDAGVLPQQQMMQAGKLSSHALTSQYLARIRSLCSIGARAYPGIEINPDALKIALEMDRERQGHKVRGPLHGIPVVLRDNIATGDRMTTRTQAPAATHARCDSFVAARLRAAGAVIIGKSNLRQWAAVSVPHASASWAGLTILAVDSEADGSIVAPASTCGLVAIQPTGRAAAGQAGEPAAAGPMAPSVREAAWLLAALCGDTATHGAALDVAGLHGRRIGVARGLFGRCAATDAVIEQALQVLRGQGAELVELPPASVPGALEELLRAQALDALVGPTCHAVPPAHAIQPQITVPAGAVRGLPVGLSFIGALHAEAQLIAMAYAYEQATLHRRTPALPSSITLALRLP; translated from the coding sequence ATGCAGCGCAGTCACCTGTTATGGAATGGCCCATCCCGGGGCGCGACGCCTGCCGTGACGGCTGTTCCGGCACGCGCCTCGCGTCCCGTGCTGGCCCGCGCCACGGCGCCAGCCAGCCCCATGGCCCATTTGCTCGATGCCGGGGTCTTGCCGCAGCAGCAGATGATGCAGGCCGGCAAGCTCAGTTCGCATGCGCTGACGTCGCAGTACCTGGCGCGCATCCGTTCGCTGTGCAGCATCGGCGCGCGCGCCTATCCCGGCATTGAAATCAATCCCGACGCCTTGAAAATTGCCCTGGAAATGGACCGCGAGCGGCAAGGGCACAAGGTGCGCGGCCCCTTGCACGGCATCCCCGTCGTCTTGCGCGACAATATCGCCACGGGCGACCGCATGACGACGCGCACGCAGGCGCCGGCGGCCACGCATGCGCGCTGCGATTCCTTCGTCGCCGCCCGTTTGCGCGCGGCCGGCGCCGTCATCATCGGCAAGAGCAATTTGCGCCAGTGGGCCGCCGTCAGCGTGCCGCATGCGAGTGCCAGCTGGGCGGGCCTGACCATCCTGGCCGTCGACAGCGAGGCGGACGGCTCCATCGTCGCGCCCGCCTCCACGTGCGGCCTGGTCGCCATCCAGCCGACGGGCAGGGCAGCCGCCGGGCAGGCGGGCGAACCGGCCGCGGCAGGTCCGATGGCGCCCAGCGTGCGCGAGGCGGCCTGGCTGCTGGCCGCCCTGTGCGGCGATACGGCGACCCATGGCGCAGCGCTGGATGTTGCTGGCCTGCACGGGCGCCGCATCGGCGTGGCGCGCGGCCTGTTTGGCCGCTGCGCCGCGACCGATGCCGTGATCGAGCAGGCGCTGCAGGTATTGCGCGGGCAGGGCGCCGAACTGGTTGAACTGCCGCCGGCCTCCGTGCCGGGCGCCCTCGAAGAATTGCTGCGCGCGCAGGCGCTCGATGCGCTGGTGGGCCCCACGTGCCACGCCGTGCCGCCGGCGCATGCCATCCAGCCGCAGATCACGGTACCGGCCGGCGCCGTGCGCGGCTTGCCGGTCGGCCTGTCTTTCATCGGGGCCTTGCATGCCGAGGCACAGCTGATCGCCATGGCCTATGCGTATGAACAGGCGACCTTGCACCGGCGTACGCCTGCGTTGCCGTCCAGCATTACCCTGGCGCTGCGCCTGCCATGA
- a CDS encoding elongation factor P has translation MKPAKEIRVGNIIMVDSKPMIVLRSDVNGSSRTGFTYKWKMKNLLTNTPMENVFRGDDKFDVVVLDKKPVTYSYFADPLFVFMDAEYNQYEIEEENLGEALNYLKDGMECEAIFYDGKAISVELPTTIARQVVYSEPAVKGNTSGNVLKEAKIENAIDAHRHTVQVPLFVAQDDVIEIDTRTNEYKRVVRN, from the coding sequence ATGAAACCCGCAAAAGAAATTCGTGTTGGCAATATCATCATGGTCGACAGCAAGCCAATGATCGTGTTGCGTTCTGATGTCAACGGTTCGAGCCGCACGGGCTTCACCTACAAATGGAAGATGAAAAATCTTCTGACGAACACCCCGATGGAAAACGTGTTCCGCGGCGACGACAAGTTCGACGTGGTCGTTCTGGATAAAAAGCCAGTGACGTACTCCTACTTCGCCGATCCGCTGTTCGTCTTCATGGACGCCGAGTACAACCAGTACGAAATCGAAGAAGAAAACCTGGGCGAAGCGCTGAACTACTTGAAAGATGGCATGGAATGCGAAGCCATTTTCTACGACGGCAAAGCCATCTCCGTTGAACTGCCTACGACCATCGCCCGTCAAGTGGTGTACTCGGAGCCTGCAGTCAAGGGCAATACGTCGGGCAACGTCCTGAAAGAAGCCAAGATCGAAAACGCCATCGACGCGCACCGCCACACCGTGCAAGTGCCACTGTTCGTTGCGCAAGACGATGTCATCGAAATCGACACCCGTACCAACGAATACAAGCGTGTCGTACGCAACTAA
- the earP gene encoding elongation factor P maturation arginine rhamnosyltransferase EarP, translating into MPLPIDRAPSLAIFCKVVDNYGDIGICWRLARQLCGEHGVAVTLWVDDLSSFKRICPDIDVRAEVQQASGVTVRHWRGQDGVFVPGDVADIVIEFFACDIPPGYIAAMAQCAPHPVWLNLEGLTAEEWVEGCHALTSPRHGMIKHFFFPGFTHKTGGLLREAALDEKKLAFQADAGAMAAFLGQFGVMPAEMAALKVSLFCYPSAPVAELFSAWQAGSEPVVCLVPEGVAFDAVQAFIGDDAAIAGAARTRGALTVRILPFVPQDDYDRLLWACDVNLVRGEDSFVRAQWAGKPFLWHIYLQDENLHHVKLRAFLQRYAIDAEGPIASLVQAALAWNGAGAQALDWATLWPALQADVPRIGARAQDWQRQMQAHGDLASNLLAFAGATR; encoded by the coding sequence ATGCCACTGCCTATCGATCGCGCGCCATCTCTGGCCATTTTCTGCAAAGTCGTCGACAACTACGGCGATATCGGCATTTGCTGGCGTCTGGCGCGGCAGTTGTGCGGCGAGCATGGCGTGGCCGTCACCTTGTGGGTCGATGATTTGTCCAGTTTCAAGCGCATCTGCCCCGATATCGATGTGCGCGCCGAAGTGCAGCAGGCATCCGGCGTGACGGTGCGGCACTGGCGCGGCCAGGATGGCGTGTTTGTGCCCGGCGACGTGGCCGACATCGTCATCGAGTTTTTTGCCTGCGACATTCCGCCCGGCTATATCGCCGCCATGGCGCAGTGTGCGCCGCACCCGGTGTGGCTGAACCTGGAAGGCTTGACGGCGGAAGAGTGGGTCGAGGGCTGCCACGCGCTGACTTCGCCGCGCCACGGCATGATCAAGCATTTCTTCTTTCCTGGCTTCACGCATAAAACGGGCGGCTTGCTGCGCGAGGCGGCGCTGGACGAGAAAAAACTGGCGTTCCAGGCTGATGCGGGCGCCATGGCGGCATTCCTGGGGCAGTTCGGCGTGATGCCGGCAGAGATGGCCGCCTTGAAGGTATCGCTGTTCTGCTACCCGTCCGCCCCCGTCGCCGAGCTGTTTTCGGCCTGGCAGGCGGGAAGCGAGCCCGTGGTGTGCCTGGTGCCGGAAGGCGTTGCGTTCGATGCCGTTCAAGCCTTTATCGGCGACGATGCGGCTATCGCTGGCGCGGCCCGCACGCGCGGCGCGCTGACGGTGCGCATCTTGCCCTTCGTGCCGCAGGACGATTACGACCGCCTGCTGTGGGCTTGCGACGTCAACCTGGTGCGCGGCGAGGATAGCTTCGTGCGCGCGCAATGGGCCGGCAAGCCCTTCCTCTGGCATATCTACCTGCAAGATGAAAACTTGCATCACGTCAAGTTGCGTGCATTCCTGCAGCGCTATGCGATCGACGCCGAGGGGCCGATCGCCAGCCTGGTGCAGGCGGCGCTGGCCTGGAATGGCGCCGGCGCGCAGGCGCTGGACTGGGCGACGCTGTGGCCCGCATTGCAGGCCGATGTGCCGCGCATCGGCGCGCGCGCGCAGGACTGGCAGCGGCAGATGCAAGCCCATGGCGATCTGGCAAGTAACCTGCTGGCGTTCGCCGGTGCGACGAGATAG